In Bifidobacterium sp. ESL0745, one DNA window encodes the following:
- a CDS encoding (Fe-S)-binding protein, whose protein sequence is MKVVIFSTCLVDLIFPNVGKAMVEVLERFGCETYMPMQQICCGQITYNSGYVKESTATMHNEIDALMSVDADYIVGPAGSCVNMLKELQFHLPKGDDEYKAKAHAMAGKTYEFSQFLYRVLGVLDAGAELDAVATYHRSCHMTRLLGERESPYILMDHVKGLKVQELPHIENCCGFGGMFSMKVPSVSKQMVNEKVADVESTGAQVLISCDPGCLMNIGGRFNRLGKKITIMHLAEVLNSNVDMSRVKYVNADERKAIDLQALQHSNAHEEALV, encoded by the coding sequence ATGAAGGTAGTGATTTTCTCCACCTGCCTGGTCGACCTGATATTCCCCAATGTCGGGAAAGCCATGGTCGAAGTCCTGGAAAGGTTCGGCTGTGAAACCTACATGCCGATGCAACAGATCTGCTGCGGGCAGATCACCTATAACAGCGGGTATGTCAAGGAATCCACGGCTACGATGCACAACGAGATCGACGCCCTGATGAGCGTCGATGCCGATTACATCGTCGGTCCCGCAGGTTCCTGCGTCAATATGCTCAAGGAACTGCAATTCCACCTGCCCAAGGGTGATGACGAATACAAGGCCAAAGCGCACGCGATGGCCGGCAAGACCTACGAGTTCTCGCAATTCCTCTACCGCGTGCTCGGTGTGCTCGACGCCGGCGCGGAACTCGACGCCGTAGCCACGTACCATCGTTCCTGCCACATGACCCGTCTGCTCGGCGAGCGCGAGAGCCCGTATATTCTCATGGACCACGTCAAGGGACTCAAGGTGCAGGAACTGCCGCATATCGAAAACTGCTGCGGTTTCGGCGGCATGTTCTCGATGAAGGTGCCTTCGGTCTCCAAGCAAATGGTCAACGAGAAGGTGGCGGACGTCGAAAGCACCGGCGCGCAGGTGCTGATCTCCTGCGATCCGGGATGCCTGATGAACATCGGAGGCCGTTTTAACCGGCTCGGCAAAAAGATCACCATCATGCATCTGGCGGAAGTACTCAACAGCAATGTCGACATGAGCCGCGTCAAGTATGTCAACGCCGACGAACGCAAGGCCATCGACTTGCAGGCCCTTCAACATTCCAACGCACATGAGGAGGCCTTGGTATGA